The following is a genomic window from Bacillus sp. V2I10.
TGTAGCCGGTCTGAAGGGAATAAACAGCATCATTTTTGCTTCCTAATATTCCTGACAGCCATCCAGCCCAGCTGCTGTAAGCAAGGTCCGCAAGCTGCGATCCGGAATGCGGAGCCGATAGCGTAATCACGTTGCTTACATATTGATGCGCACCATAATGCACAAGCGCAGATTGAGCATCGATTCCTCCTTTGCTGTGAGTGACAAGCATCAGTTTCTGGCCGCCAAAATACTGATAGATTTCGCTTAATTTCTGTGCCAGCAGAGCGCCGTTATCCCACATGTTTTTCGCAGGATATAAATCAATAAAAGCTGTACGATATCCATTTGCATAAGCGGTGCTATACATATCATTTTGATTCCACCACGCATTTGATGAGCTGTTCAAACCATGAATGAAGACGATAGGAGATTTTGGTAAACTGCTGCCGGGCGGAGTATCTCCTGTATACCATTGGCCCGGATTTCCGGGAGGATCCTGATCACCAAATGAGCCGGCAAATGTGCCTGCTGGAGCAAAAAGCATGAAAGCCGTAAGCAATATTATCAGTTTTCTGATCATATAGGACTCCTTTACAATGTGATGAAAGCCTTTACAAATATATGGAGCGCTTATTTGAAAAAGAAGAAGGAACAATTGCCCATTTTGAATGCAGTGTCAATTGGCCTCCTGTCTACATAAAGCGAAATAAGGAACTCATCGAACAAAACGAAAAAATGATTTCTTTGCTGGAAAAAAACAGTGACAAAGAAAAAGCTGCAGGAGAACAGTGCTCCCGCAGCTTTTTCTTTTACTTTCTTTTGCTTACCCAGAGAATGACAAGAATGAGAATAGATCCAATTCCTGTCATGAGCTGAATGCGCCAGTCTGCTTTCAGGACTTGCTGCACGGCAAACCCTTCAATAAGAACAGCGGGAATTTTCCCAATCAGGCTTGCACTGAAAAAAACACCTGCGCTCACTTTGCTGTATGCTGCTGCAAGTGTAACAGCACCTGATGGAGCAAAGGGGAAAATCCTTAATGCAAGAATAAGAAAAAATGCATCTTTGCCTTTCGTTTTTGAAAGGTTTTGCAGCATGGCGTTTTTGGGCGCTTTCGTTTTTTTTAGGAATGAGAAACCTTTCCGGTATACATAAAAGCTGACCAGGAGTCCAAAGATTTCACCAGAAAAAGAGAGGAGCAGACCTTCTGCAAATCCAAAAAAAGAAAGGTTGGCAGCTGTAATAAAAACACTCGGCACAAATGCCAATAAACTAATGATTGTGTTAGCAGCGAGACTTATAATAAATGCCCACTGTCCGCTGATTTCCAGCCATTCTATCAATTGTTCTTTCATTCTTTCACCGCTGTCTTTTAGATATGTGTACTAGCACCTATCTATAGTTTAAACTCCGCTGAGCTCACATACTAATAAATAATTCTAAGAATCACTATTGTTATTGCTCATTTCGGAGCGCAGACACTTTGAAATAAACAAACGGGCCTGCAAGAAGCAAAGGAATTGATCTGCACAGCATGATGGTTTGCACCTTAATGTCTGAAGATATAAATAAGGAAGTTAATCCATAAAAAGCGGGGTTAAACCTTAGGCTGCCATGATGATAAATGACATCAATCTGCCAAGTATTTTATTTGTGAATTAGTGGAATAGTCAACTTTTTTTGTTAATTTTATAGACTGAGAATACCTCACTTCATAACCGTAACGTTTGACTGTACAGTTTAAAAAAAGGTATGATAGGAGTAATCTTTTTTTATTGGGGTGATAAGATGGGGCATTGTATCGAATTGGCGAAGTAGCAAAATTGGCAAACGTATCAAAGAGAACAATTGATTACTATACTCAAATTGGGCTGCTCCATGTAGATAAGACGTCTAAGTCCAACTATCGCCTCTATTCTGAACAGGCACTTAACGACATTCAATTTATTGAGGAATGCAAGTTATTCAATATGTGTCTGCAGGATATTAAAGAAAGACTTGAACTTAAGAGAAGTCAAACCAATGAAGAAGATAAGCTAATCAAACAGGCCGAAATACTGGCTAATCATATGAAACAGCTCGAACATGAAATAAAAGAGCTGAAACCAATTTTTGATAAAATGAATGGGGAAAACCAGGAAATCATTGCAAGCCGCATCTCTCCGCAGAGCATGGCGCTTATGCAATCATTAATGATTCTGCTTCATTGATTTTATAGTTTACGGATATTTTAAACTGATAACTTACTATTTTAGGAGGTGACTCCTTATTCTCTATTAGGGAATAAGGGTGTTTTGGACATAGTTAACTTGTTATTCGTGGCGATTTTAATTGCTTTAACAGCTTTTTTCGTTGCATCAGAATTTGCGATTGTCAAAATCCGCAGTTCACGATTGGATCAATTGATTGCAGAAGGTAAAAAAGGGGCAGTGGCTGCAAAAAAAGTAACAACTCATTTAGATGAATATTTATCAGCGTGTCAGCTCGGAATAACGGTAACAGCCTTAGGTCTTGGGTGGTTGGGGGAGCCAACAGTAGAAAGTCTTCTCAGACCGGTATTCGATAACTTTGAAATTAACGAATCGCTTTCCCATATTTTAACTTTCGGAATTGCATTCGCATCTGTTACGTTCTTGCACGTTGTCATTGGAGAGCTTGCTCCTAAAACAGTAGCGATCCAAAAAGCAGAGGCTGTGACACTTTTATTTGCAGCTCCATTGATCTGGTTTTACCGTATTATGTTCCCATTCATTTGGGTATTAAATGGCTCTGCCCGCGTAGTAACAGGTATTTTCGGACTTAAGCCTGCATCTGAGCATGAGATTGCTCATACTGAGGAAGAGCTTCGGATTATTCTTTCAGAAAGTTATGAGAGCGGAGAAATCAACCAATCTGAATTAAAATATATGAACAAAATTTTCGAATTTGATGATCGTGTAGCAAAAGAAATTATGGTGCCTCGAACTGAAATTGTAGCTGCTTCAGTAGAGAAATCGTTTCAGGACAACCTTGAGACAATGAGTATGGAAAAATATACTCGCTATCCGGTTGTAAACGGAGACAAAGATCACGTCCTTGGTATGATCAATCTCAAGGAGATCTTCACTGACATTTTTTCATTATCCGAAGAAGAACGAAAAAAGAGCACGATTGATAAGTATATCCGCCCTGTTATTCAAGTAATCGAATCGATTCCAATTCATGATTTATTAATAAAGATGCAAAAAGAACGCGTTCATATGGCGATCCTCGTGGATGAATATGGCGGAACAGCCGGACTTGTAACAGTCGAAGATATTATCGAGGAAATTGTTGGAGAGATCCGTGACGAATTTGACCAAGATGAGGTTCCTGAGGTTCAGAAAAAAGGCGAAGGCCATTACTTGCTTGACGGAAAGGTTCTTATCTATGAAGTGAATAATCTGCTTGGTCTAGATATCGATGATACGGATGTAGACACAATCGGCGGATGGATGCTGACAGAAAATATTGACATCCAGCAAGGCGAAAGCATCATTTTAGATGGCTATGAGTTTTTTGCAAAAGAAATGGAAGGCCACTTGATCCGAGTAATTGAAATCTTTAAGCTTGAAAAAGCTGAAGAAGAGCTTGTTGCTGAAGAAAATTAATCTGTGTTTATTATGAAAGCTATGCTTAGTGCATAGCTTTTTCTTTAAATTCAGGAAAATATTACCAATATGCTTCATTCAGCTCTGAAAGGGTTAAGCTTCATCAAATCTTAATTTGACACTCTTTCATTCTCATAGTACGTTTGAAACAGGCATAATGAAGCAGAGGAGGATGTAACCTGTATAAGTCAAAGGTTCATTTTTGGACGATTGAAATTTTGCTGCTGCTGTTAATTTTTTACGTAAGTACGAAGGTTTCGTTTTTATTTCAGCCGCTGATTGTTTTTGCATCTACGCTGTTCTTCCCGATTTTGATTGCCGGTATCCTGTTTTTTATTTTCAGCCCTGTGGTTAAGCTGTTAGAAAAAAACAAAGTGCCAAGAACACTTGCAATCCTTATCTTGTATCTCATCTTTATCGGATTGATCTT
Proteins encoded in this region:
- a CDS encoding TVP38/TMEM64 family protein, which translates into the protein MKEQLIEWLEISGQWAFIISLAANTIISLLAFVPSVFITAANLSFFGFAEGLLLSFSGEIFGLLVSFYVYRKGFSFLKKTKAPKNAMLQNLSKTKGKDAFFLILALRIFPFAPSGAVTLAAAYSKVSAGVFFSASLIGKIPAVLIEGFAVQQVLKADWRIQLMTGIGSILILVILWVSKRK
- a CDS encoding MerR family transcriptional regulator, with the translated sequence MYRIGEVAKLANVSKRTIDYYTQIGLLHVDKTSKSNYRLYSEQALNDIQFIEECKLFNMCLQDIKERLELKRSQTNEEDKLIKQAEILANHMKQLEHEIKELKPIFDKMNGENQEIIASRISPQSMALMQSLMILLH
- a CDS encoding hemolysin family protein, with translation MDIVNLLFVAILIALTAFFVASEFAIVKIRSSRLDQLIAEGKKGAVAAKKVTTHLDEYLSACQLGITVTALGLGWLGEPTVESLLRPVFDNFEINESLSHILTFGIAFASVTFLHVVIGELAPKTVAIQKAEAVTLLFAAPLIWFYRIMFPFIWVLNGSARVVTGIFGLKPASEHEIAHTEEELRIILSESYESGEINQSELKYMNKIFEFDDRVAKEIMVPRTEIVAASVEKSFQDNLETMSMEKYTRYPVVNGDKDHVLGMINLKEIFTDIFSLSEEERKKSTIDKYIRPVIQVIESIPIHDLLIKMQKERVHMAILVDEYGGTAGLVTVEDIIEEIVGEIRDEFDQDEVPEVQKKGEGHYLLDGKVLIYEVNNLLGLDIDDTDVDTIGGWMLTENIDIQQGESIILDGYEFFAKEMEGHLIRVIEIFKLEKAEEELVAEEN